The DNA segment TCCATCCCATAGGGTCAGGCTCCTACTTTGATTAGTGCAACTGTGTAACCTCCCTTGGCTGCAATCTATTTTTCTCTACACCCAAGCAATATATTAATCATTAGGGGACTTAATTCAAAAGCAGTTTTTTCGATTCAATCCTATGACTAGCAATGGCAGTATGGAACTTTGGTGATCATCCACTCTCAACTAACTAACCTCATTGGGCCAAAGTTACACAGCTTGTTGAttctattcaacaaatgcttattggaCACTCACTCTATTAGAAGTGTGCCTATGTGTTGGGAGGAACAGAGGTGGAAGATGTTTGGGGTGGAAGATGTTCTGAGTAGAGGATTCAGGGTGAAGgaatttaaaatctttcattttcatgtgggtttttcatgaaaaaaacttgcatgacattttattacattttcaagTAAATAGTATATATGAGAAGGAATGCTAGCTTCAAGttcacaaatgttttaaaaattggaaaaaaaacctGCCGTACCATGCATGTCTTTCTTCCCCAGTTGCTGAGACCAGTAGCTGCTGAGAACGGCATGGGCAGACCCTTAAAAGAAGTGAAGTTATGATACAAAAACAGGAGTGACTTTGTGGTAAATTTATAAGCAATTACAAACAACTATCCAATTTGACTAAACCTTAGATGGCTTAGCCACAGCTGAGTGTGGAATTATGAATGGAGGTAGAAACGAAGATACAGAATTTATGGATAAGCTCCTCCAAATGATGTATCTCTTATGTTTTACACTTTCTGAAGGCTGAATTAAACTGCagggttatttttataattttttaatttgagtataattgatacaaaatgttatattagtttcaggtatacaagatagtgattcaatttctctatGTGTTATGGTatactcaccacaagtgtagctactgtcCATCACCacatgctattacaatatcattgactatattccctatgctctgccttttattcctgtgacttactcattccatagcTGGAAACCTGTATATCCTACTCCCtctcacccatttcacccatcccccactccttCCCGCTGGgaaccatgagtttgttctctgtatttataggtttgattctgctttttatttgtttattcatttgttttgtctcttattccacatataagtgaaataatatggtatttatctttctctgcctgatttatttcatttagcataatacctctatgtccatccacgttgttgcaaatggaaaaatatctcattcttttttattgctgcgtaatattcgtgtgtgtgtgtgtgtgtgtatcacacatatcacatatacatgtatcacatcttctttatccattcacctattgatggacacttgggttgctataaatagctgctataaacatcaaagtgcatatatctttttgaattaaactGCAGGTTTTAATTTTTGTCCTATCAGTTCATTGTCAGCACATGGTAGGAAGATCAAGGGCTTCACATAAATCTTTCTCTATCTTTCAAGGAAAATATCTCCTTCCCCCTAGGATGAACATGCAAAGAAAAGTGGGAACTATGACAAAAGGTTAAATTTTCCACCAAGCCAACTTTTTCAGGCTTTTGGTACCAATAGAACTTTCTTTTAGTGAGacatttttttcactggattgTACCCTAGTTTTATATCAATGAATAGatattaaaatgaaggaaaaaaatataaagtaataactgacaggggcacctgggtggctcagtcagttaagcgtccaacttcagctcagatcatgatctcgcagtttgtgagtttgagccccacgttgggctctgtgctggcagctcagattctgtgtctccctctctctctgcccctcccctgcttgcgctctgtctctctctctcaaaaataaataaactttaaaaaataataaagtagtaaCTGACAGAAAagtctctgggggaaaaaaaggatgggTTTTCTTCAGGAAAACTTATCAGATGTTATGAGGGATCCACCTAGGATGACCAAACATCCCAGTTTGCCCAAGACTGTCCTGGTTTTATCACCAAAGGTCCTGTAGGCTGAGAAATGCCTCAGTCCCAAGCAAGCTGAGATGGTTGGTCATCATGTCCAAAGACCTTCCCACTTTAGAAAAGCATTATTACAGGGGAAAACACTTGCCCTCTGTACCAATTAAAACCTTTTAGAAGCAGCTGTGCGGGTGTAAATGCAGTCAAAACTTCTTTTCCATGGGGGAGCGCTGAGCTGTACTTTTTGGATGTCATTGGGCATTCTCCTGAGTCCTTAAAAGTGCTTTGCTGAGCTTTGAATTTCACGTGTTTTCTCAGAGAGTAACTAAGTCAAAGTCCTGAAACCATTCCAGCCTCTGCCTTCTGACCAGAGCAGGAGCCTCAAAGttccttcccagcctccttctgCCCCAGCCACCATCCCATCCACCAGCCTCCTCCATCAAgcattcccttctttttctcctcagcCCACTCTTCTCAAAGAGCATGAGAGGAGGAAGCTTCACATCCTTGCCCATCTTCGATTTCATCCCTCTGCTTCCGGCTGGCAGATCTTGAATAACCCTGTCCCCAAACCCATCCCACCCACTTTGGGGGTAGGTCTGGGAAAGCTCTTCCTGTCCCTATTTCCCACCTACAACCCAGGAGTTTATCCTTCAAAAACCAAATCTTATCTAGATGTCAGCGATCATGCAGGCTGGtcattgaaaaagaaacaaaaggcttTGGGACTGTAGTGGACATCAGCCCCTGAATTTTGCAAATGGCAGATCTGGAAGTGTTGGTTCAGGGAGCCAGTTTTATCGTTACTATTAAAATAGCTAATAGTTATTGGGCACTTATGTGacaggtactgtgctaagcacttacCATGCATTATCTTTATATAACCCTATGAGGTAATACTCATATTTTATAGAGGAgggaacagaaatttttaaaagttaagtcaTTTGCTCCAGGTCAACAGCTAGGAAAGTAGGATGTAAACTCAGACTGTCTGACATAAGGCTGCTATACTGCCTGCTTAATTCTGTAGTTGTCACATGAAACTTCAGTGAaggaatgggggcaggggagataaggaaacagaaacaactcAAAACCCAAGCAACCTGAAAAGTCATGTGAAGGGCACTTAAACAGCTATTTGTTATCCTCCTCCTTCATTGTTGAACCATCCCCAGGACCCAGTCAAAAAGTACCTGTTACAGGGTCTTCAGCCACACCAACCCACGGTGCAAAATATCTGGAGTAAAAGTCAAATGCTTGGCTCTGCCCTCCAGGCTCTCCTTTAAGGGTGAGAATGAGTCCTTTCACCTTTCCTGTGTTTTCCACTTGCAGAAGATTCTGTGTGTTCACCTTCAGGTTCTCCAAAAATGACCTTGTTCATAAATAGGACCCATTAGGACAAACCCATCCCACAGACCACTACACAGACTCTCTAAAGCAAGATAGGGTGCAGCTTGAGCAAACAGCTCAGCAGTCAGGGAGGAAAGCAAGTTGAATATCTTGCTACCTGGGAACAAAACTCTGACTACATAAATGATGGTTTGACTGGACATAGCACAGTCAAACAAAACCAGAGCTATAAATATGGGTTCTCAGCCCTCCCCAAAGTGCTGACAAAGCCAAAAATCTTGTTTACCTCTTGTAAGTATCACTGAGCCGGACAAGGAGCTTTCGGGTATCTGGAGAATAGCGGATGTCCTGGACCAGTGTATCACCTATGGCAGTCTGTGGAGACAGACCAAAAACTCCTCAGGAGTGCCTCCTGGGTCAAATCATTGATCTTCTGTATGGGGAAAAACCTCTCATGAGcatctcctgtgtgccaggcatagCCAACATCTCCAATCCTAAGAGTTTTAGTTCAGTTTCAGCTCTCAAGGTGTTGCCCAAGGAAGGCTAGTTTCCTGGAGACCAGAGACCTTTAAGGGGGTTGAGCTTACCCTCTGAGAGCCAAAGATAGGCATTGTTCACAAGTGCCTCCACACTCTACTCTTTCAAGTGTGCATTTTCCTCGCAAATAAAGAGGAAGACTTAGAGAGGCCCAGGGACAgggacggacacacacacacacacacacacacacacacacacactcacacaccttGACCCAGATCTGAGGGGCCCTGGAGTCAAAGCTCTGAATCTGTCTACTGTCTACTGTCTGTAGAAATGGGGGCCTCAGGCCCACCTCTTAacattgttgtgaagattaaatgaaatatatatgtggtctccctgggtggctcagttggttgagtgtccgacttcggctcaggtaatgatctcacgtttgtgggttcaagccctgcatcaggctctgtgctgacagctccgagcctggggtctgcttcagattctgtgtctccctctctctctacgtctcccctgcttgcagtctgtctctctcggtctctcaaaaaaatgttaaaaaaaaaaaccttttttttaaaaagaagaaaaaaagaaaatatacatggaGTCCCAGCATCAGCAAATAGGAGATTCTATATGGCAAGGACTCAGGGCCAGCAgtttgaataaaagtggggacTAGACCACTCACCTTAACACTACTCTGTTTGGCAAGCACTGTTTTCACTCAGACTGTGTGCTGTGGATCAGTAACATAGCAACATTAACTAAAGATACTTTCATTCACGCTCTACCTAAGACTGCACACAATCTTGCTCATATCCTAGAACATTATTTGTGTGATTGGTTGTTGATTTGGAGTGCTGAGATTATAAGGGGGGAAAAGCCTCTCCAAGTCACCCTTTGGCACCACCACTGGCTGTAGGCAGAGCAGATGAGAATTACACAGTAGTGATCTGACCATCATTAGGTCGCTTCAGGTCCTCTAATCTTCTCTAGGGGCTGAGATGTTCCAGGTCCCAAAACCAAGACTCCATCCACTTTGGGTGATGCCTCAACTGTCTGCCCTGTTTCCACAGCTGAATAATGTCCGTCCCTCTAGAAATGGAAACTCTTGCAGCCAGATCCCATCTGCTCTTGGGGACTTTCAGTTTCTCAGAAGGATTATTCAACCCTCCTCTGCATGAATTCTTATGTCAATTTGAAAGTCTAATTCTCAGCTGAGAATCTTATTGTTAGTTTCTAGGAACATAAAATGACAATACTCGCTATAACTAACTCtttatcatgcccattttacaaatgCTGAGCCTCAGGCATAAAGATACCAGGTTAAGTTCTTTCTACCATGACCAAGGTCTATGCTGTGAATATTTTCCACTTTCTTGACAACATGCTTAAAGTAGTTCATTTATGAATTTGGCTTGTCTTCCAAAACCTGAGCCACAGGTGGGGCTGAGTGTAAAATCAGAATCTATAATCCTTACTGCTACTctttgaaaacaataaacaatataAGACACTAAACAGATTATAAATGCTTTAGTTGAAAAGTCAATGAGAAACACCCCAGTGGCACCCACAAAGGCCAttttacagagttttttttttttttttttttttgtcgctGCAGCCCTTGTCCTGGTCTTGACCAGTCCCTTCCTTCTCTACAAACTAAGTACCTGGTCATCCAGAGCTGCTCTGCCCCTCTGGCATCTCCACAGGATGACCATAGTGCCTACTTCACTGGGGAACAGTGAGAATTACAGGAGATATTGCATGTGAAATGCTTATTAGCACCTGCTACTGCACAGGGAGACTCTCcaaaatgtttattatcattattgttattcttGTTATTAAGACCCACCCCTATATAGACCTCCAGAGGAAGGCAGACTCTGAATCTTGCCTTCTGTCTCAATTTACCCAGACTTTCCTGCCCTTCTCCATCAAAGCACAGCTCCCTGACCTCAGCTTCATTCTCCACCACAGAAATTAGGATCGCCCTGCCAGGCAGcttccattcttctttctctcagccACCACACAGCAGTCTGTCCTCCCCTTACCTTCATGGAAGCTAATACTGACAATGAAGGGTCAGGGAAAATTGCTCAACCTTCTCACCAAATAACATTCAGTATTAAAATCCACACCTCAAATGCACTGCGCACTCTTCATCCGAGCTTAGACTGGAACATTTACACTGATAGAAGGCCTATCTTTGGGGGTCAAAGGCTACTGATCCTTTGTGTTCAAACAACAGATCAGACCAGATGTTCAAATGACCAGATCACATGAGCTTAAGTTTAATTCCTTTCACGAACCTTTATCAAGTCGTCCACTTCATGGAAGTCCTAGATGAGGAGAAGAGACAAGACCGTTGTAAAACAGGCAAGCTGTCAGTTGTATACAGTTCATGGCAATAATTAGAGCTTACCTGGGGGTGAGTTGGATAAAGAGGCAGATCCAGGATGATACCATCCTGTGCTCTTCTGGCCGTTAGTTCCCCACTCAGAGTGACAAAGGTTAGAGTGCTATTCACATTTTCTGGCCAAAAAAAAGAGTCTTACTTTTGTCAATTATACAGGAATTTTgagagaaaatcaagaaataggaaaataaactttgttatatacttacatatctgttttgatcactattGTGTTTCCCTAGATTCTGTGGCAGTGCTGCCTTTTCCCATTAGGAGGGGTCCAAGTTTGCCTTACTGTGGTCCAGAGTAGAGAAAGGCATCCCTGGACTCTCACTTGAGAACCGAGAATATAACTGATTGGACTTGACATCATACCGCAAGCCTTCAAATGCCAGCTTCTTTTAGCTTACTAACTCTGCCTTTGAGCAAACTATTTAACCTCCttaagcctccatttcctcatcaataaaatggggtAAAAATTAAACCTACCTCATAGGGATGCAATAGTGTTTTctaatgcagatttttaaatatacactatAGAGTTACAAATAATACTAGTCTAAGATATGCCAAAGGGATGACAAATAGAATATACAAATTATGAACAACAGTCTAAAGGAACAAATCAAGCTTACCCTAAATAAACCAAGCTATACATAAAATTATCATTTGAAGATTGAGCCTTCATGTTACTGATACAACTTGGGCCACTTATCTGACCTCATTGTGGGTAACATTTTTAGTGAAAACAAAGATTTATGACCTAATTCTTTcctcccccttaatatttctgtGAAACTTAACCATATCTAAAAGGTAAGGAAATTTGGCATTGTCAATTAACTTTCactgaatataaaatttatactCTAAAACccaaagtttaatttttcttattataattggtggaatacattattatttacaaagCACCTTTTCATAACTTATATAACCTTAAGACCACCCTATGGGGGATCTGAAGGTTATTATTCCAAGTCTCTGCCTCACTTCAACCAATGTGGGGTTTCAAAAGACACTCAATCCAACTTCAGTAAAATCTACTTTTCAAGACTGAGTTCCTAAACAATATTTCAGGATACTTTCCTGCCTTCAGGAAAAGGGTTCTTGTCCCCTATCCACAGAAACCAAAATTGTCTTTTTAAGACATATAATGGATTACATTGTAGAGGAGCCTTGACCTGACTCTCAATGTTATCTCCTGCCAGTCACCCCCAAGAAGCTCCAGCCACTCCTAGTATACAGGCTGCATCTCAAGGGCTTTGCATTTGCTGCTACCTCTGACTCCTTCTCACAGTCTAGCTCTTTGTACAGATGGCTTCATATTCTTCAGCCTGAAGGTCCCTTCTCTAGTGCATGCTGTTGTCCAAAATCTCACTCAACCTTCCCCTCTCAAGGCAAGGACTAGGTGAGGCAAGGAAATACAGAGGAACAAATTTAAGGAGGCATCTGCTCTCAGGTACAGCCTGAAGGCTTGATTTTCTCCCCCTTCACCCAACCCCAACCGGGTTGTGGAAGGTGTTGGTGACCGACAGCTCTCAGCTGAGTCCCACTCTGTGAATTGCCCTTGGGTGAGTAGAGCTATTTTACCCAAGGTCATGCTGCTTTTCTGGGCATTGGAGGCTGGTCAATGGAAGGTACAAAGGCCTAAACTTTTGCTTCTATTTAGAACTATACTACTTAAAGAACCTTGGCAGCTTTAGACCTCCCTGTGGATTTGGCCTAGGCCTTTCTTTGTTGCTACCACTTTGCAGTTCACCTTCTCGCTCTTGTATTCCACTTTCTTTACTCCCCTACAAACATTGATCCCAAGAATACTGCCCGCAGTTCTTCTGGCATGCAGTGTGTCTCAGAGTCCACTTCCTGGGGAAACTCGCCCTGTAACACCTTCCCTACCACCTCCATCTAAGTAACTCCCCAGAGAACCTCCTTTTCCAACTCTGCACTCACTACAGTTACCCTCTGTCATATCGTCCTGTGTATTTCCTTGTTTAACTTCCTGTTTGTTGTCTACACCTATTCATGGCTACTTCCATCTCCACTTTTAGGGCATTTCTAGGCATCTCTCCCCTACCCCTTCCCACAAAGCCCTGACCTTTATTACACTAAATGTAGCTAGGATGAAAACTGGTAGGATTGAGGTCCTGCATCATCTCTTCATAAGGTAAATGTGTATGGTCAGGGCTCATGAATCTTCAGAGTAAAGAATCTCTTGTGATGGGCGTTTGGCTGGCACAGTctgtagagtatgtgactcttgatctcggggtcctgagttcaagccccacattgggtgtacagtttacagaagaaggaggaggaggaggaggaggaggaggaggaggaggagaaagaaaaaggaaagaaagaaaggaaagaaagaaagaaagaaagaaagaaaagaaaggaaggaagaaaaaaaagaagaagaaagaagcagcagcagcagctgctgcTCTTGCAAAATGAATTTCAATGTGGGTGGGGACATATTCAGAGCAAAAAGTGCCTTATGGTTCCCAGATATCACATCATGTGAGATGCCTGTTGTGTCTCACAAGCTCACCCGCTGTGTTGGTCAGAGACCAGAGAActcctcttcaaaataaaatggcattctAGAGAACACTGACCATGGCTTTCcaacatgcctggcacatattcAGGAAGGCCAAAGTCTCGggggctgtttttgttttggtgtacCGAATTGCATGAAATAGATTCTGTGATGTCTTTATACCAGTATCTTTGATTCATCACAAAGACtttgtgagaatttttttaaatattggctaTTTGCTAAATGATGGGttcataaaagaaaatcacattacttattttgtaaaacaGCACAGCTGCGGAAGCCAGGGTAGCATGGCCACAGAGAGGAACCTCAGTCGCTGGCGTAAACCACCTTAATCCAAAGCAGGAaccttcagaggaagaaaaaccaaagagaaatgagatCATTCCTATACAAGTGGGtcacaaattttttattttcttactcttttctaGATATTTCCCTAGCATGATTAATAGCTGAAAGGAGGAATGAAGGAGGCCAGCATCGTCAGGCTCCCCAGTGCTGATCTGGAGCTGAAATGTTCAAATCACCCAACACCTGCTCCCCGAGATGAACTGaaaactaaatcagaatctcccCCTGCTCTTCTCCTATCTGCATGCAAATAGTAAATAGGCATCTCTCTTAAATATCATTCCCCACTGGAAAAGCAGCTTCTGGTATCATTCaagaatggctttaaaaaaaaaaagcatatttactTTGTGTAAAGTTATCAGTTGGGTGCAGTTTTCGGATAAAAGCAGTTTCAGAGAGGTTCATTTCTCTTGCAATTTTTTGATGCATGTCTTCATCCAATTtctaaattagaaacaaaagtttattgagattccagaaaaacaaatcagactTCCTTGGACAGCAACTGCCATTAGTTAATAATATAGCTTTTTAATATTAGAAGTTACATGCTTCACAGGAAATAATTGCCAAGGAAGTCCAGATACTTTTACAAAGGTTGTTTCTCAGAAATCGATGCTTGTAGCACCCTTCATAGGTTGTAGATGCTCGGAGCTGGAACAGACTCTGGAAAACCTACTGGCCTGGCCTATCTTTCATCAGACTATTATCTAATCTGTCTGAGAGCCTATACTCTCTTCTAAATAATCTCCACAAAGAGAAACTTCACAATCTTCCTTTCTTGTtgaataaaaagatgttcaaaaaaaaaaaaaaaaaaaggggcgcctgggtggcgcagtcggttaagtgtccgattcggctcaggtcgcgatctcgcagtctgtgagttcgagccccgcgtcaggctctgagctgatggctcagagcctggagcctgcttccgattctgtgtctccttctctctctgcccctccccccttcatgctctgtctctctctgtctcaaaaataaataaacgtcaaaaaaaaaaaattaaaaaaaaaaaaaaaagatgttcagcatgTACCCTGGGTAGGCTGGCCCATTCTGCCCCCATTTATACATGCATTTCCTTTTATAAGTCAGGCCTCAGGCCAGAgctcacctccttcaggaagccttccagaCCACTGTGTCTAAAGGCTTTGTCTCCTCCCAGTGCTTAGGCCACCTGAATTTACCCAGTGTATCCCTTCGCTGTCTGTCTCCCACCATCTGAGGGGACATTATGAAGGGATATTATGAGGGCATACAATGTGCTACCTTGCTTTGTCCTGGCTTAGAACAATGTTCTGTATTCATCCCAGAATGGTAGTAGCTCACTAAACATTTGCTGAAAGAATACATTATTCACTTcatcctcctttttattttgttttttatgtgacCTCTATGCCCAACTTGGAGCTCGAATTCATGACTCTGATATCAatagtcacatgctgtactgactgagccagccaggcaccccactttatcttcattttaaaaacccTCAGTatagagggttgatggggggtgggagggagggcagggtgggtgatgggtattgaggagggcaccttttgggatgagcactgggtgttgtatggaaaccaatttgacagtaaatttcatatattaaaaaataaaaaaaaaaaaccctcagtatAGATATTTTTATCTACTTGTATATAACGAAATCAAATACAGAGAGGTTATGTAATATCCTAAGGTCATAATATGCCTAATAAATGGTAGAGTGGTTAAGAGTGTGGACTTTGTAAGTGGTAACAAGTAGTGAATCTAGAGGAAGGGTATATGGATATTCATTGTACCATTctcaaacttttctgtaaatttttaatttttcagaaaatggttaaaaaaataatgtgaatttgTATCCTGGGTCAGGTCCTAGTAGCAGTGCAAGAGTGGGGAAGTCACTTATCTcatggagcctcagtttccacacctttaaaaatgaggagaacaggagcacctggatggctcagttggttgaacgtccaactcttgatttcagctcaggtcatgatctcatggttcgggttTGCGGGATCGAGcaccacattggactctgtgctgacaacacagaggctgcttgggattctctctccctctctctctgcccctcccctgatcaagctcgtgtgtgctctctcttgctctctctctcaaaataaatagacaaactttAAAACAGACAACAGTACTTAAGTGAAAGAGTTACTGTAGAGacacataaaatacacacacacacacacacacacacacacacacacacattcctcttaagaaaaaaaatgggtcagAAATATGCGTTTTCCTTTAGAGAATGAAAATCAACTTTTTAATCAACAAATGCTCACTAGTTAGATTTAAATTCTAAAGAAGTCTCAAGACAAATGTATTTTTGCTTTGGCCAAATGTACTATTCCTGAGCCCCTGAAACCCAGAAATAAGATTTACAACTTTATACTAATAAATTCATAATTCACTTATCTGACTTATGTAAATTAAACACCCATTCTCTTTTAGTTGATGCACATTCTTTAGAAACACTTTCCACACACTCATATAAGGCACAAAATAgtggttattttttaaactatcagCTAATATAAAAATCCTAGTGGACTTACTAAGCTATTCTTAAAGGAACACCGTATTCAAAACCTATAGATGCTCTGTAGTcctatagaaagagaaattacttaagaaattgatatttattgggatgcctgggtggctcagtcagcta comes from the Panthera uncia isolate 11264 chromosome D2, Puncia_PCG_1.0, whole genome shotgun sequence genome and includes:
- the PBLD gene encoding phenazine biosynthesis-like domain-containing protein, with protein sequence MKLPIFTVDAFTAKAFHGNPAAVCLLENKLDEDMHQKIAREMNLSETAFIRKLHPTDNFTQSSCFGLRWFTPATEVPLCGHATLASAAVLFYKIKNVNSTLTFVTLSGELTARRAQDGIILDLPLYPTHPQDFHEVDDLIKTAIGDTLVQDIRYSPDTRKLLVRLSDTYKRSFLENLKVNTQNLLQVENTGKVKGLILTLKGEPGGQSQAFDFYSRYFAPWVGVAEDPVTGSAHAVLSSYWSQQLGKKDMHAFQCSCRGGELEISLRPDGRVDIRGGTAIVLEGTLTA